In Capsicum annuum cultivar UCD-10X-F1 chromosome 11, UCD10Xv1.1, whole genome shotgun sequence, one genomic interval encodes:
- the LOC107847962 gene encoding putative potassium transporter 12, translated as MSTKEEIEESSVSEGLLKRNGSTGGGSTGSLRWVDGSEVIDEEVFDKNELEIIRENNYGSFRRRLKKPRRVDSLDVESMQIKGVHGGSHHKKDVPLLATLSLAFQTLGVVYGDMGTSPLYVFSDVFSKVQITSEVDVLGALSIVLYTIALIPLMKYVFIVLKANDNREGGTFALYSLICRYANVNLLPNRTPADECISSFKLRLPTPELERAVYIKEILERKSSLKTLLLLLVLTGTSMIIGDGILTPAISVMSAVSGLEGRIPGFNTDALVIISIIILGGLFSIQRFGPSKVGFTFAPALALWFFSLGSIGLYNLLTHDVTVIRAVNPAYIYLFFKKNLTNGWSALGGCVLCITGAEAMFADLGHFSVKSIQIAFTSVVFPCLLLAYFGQAAFLMQYPQSAGRIFYDSVPNSLFWPVFVIATVAAIIASQAMISASFSCVKQAMAFGCFPRVKIIHTSKEHMGQIYIPVINWFLMIMCMLVVAAFRSTTSIANAYGIAEVGVMIVTTTLVTIVMVLIWQTNLILALCFPLVFGTMELVYMSAVLSKILEGGWLPLVFASLFLCVMYIWNYGSALKYQSEVKQKISLDFMDELGCSLGTVRVPGIGLLYNELVQGIPSIFAQFLLDLPAIHSVIVFVCIKHVPVPVVPQEERFLFRRICPKDYHMFRCVARYGYKDVRKEEHHFFEQLLVDSLEKFLRNESLDLTLETKQSQPEFDSNSVRPTDNSEVGVDELKVPLMRDQILAICTTTSEPSITAASGNEDPSLEYELSALHEASESGFTYLLGHGDVRAKKNSWFIKKLTINYFYSFLRRNCRGGNATMRVPHMNIMQVGMTYMV; from the exons aTGAGTACtaaagaagaaattgaagaaagtagTGTTAGTGAGGGATTATTGAAGAGAAATGGTAGTACTGGAGGGGGAAGCACAGGATCATTGAGATGGGTTGATGGTAGTGAAGTAATTGATGAAgaagtttttgataaaaatgaattAGAGATTATTAGAGAAAATAACTATGGATCTTTTAGGAGAAGGCTTAAGAAGCCTAGAAGAGTGGATTCTTTAGATGTTGAATCTATGCAAATTAAAGGAGTTCATGGTGGCAGCCACCACAAGAAg GATGTACCTCTTTTGGCTACTCTTTCTCTAGCATTTCAAACACTTGGTGTGGTATATGGTGACATGGGCACAAGCCCTTTATATGTTTTCTCAGATGTATTCAGCAAGGTGCAGATCACTTCAGAAGTAGATGTCTTAGGTGCATTGTCAATTGTGCTATACACAATTGCTCTCATTCCTCTAATGAAGTATGTGTTTATAGTGCTTAAGGCTAATGATAATAGAGAAG GAGGAACGTTTGCACTGTACTCATTGATCTGTAGGTATGCAAATGTCAATCTTCTCCCAAATCGAACCCCTGCCGATGAATGTATCTCGAGTTTTAAGCTCAGATTGCCCACTCCAGAGCTAGAAAGGGCTGTGTATATAAAGGAGATATTGGAACGTAAATCATCTCTGAAAACGCTTCTCTTGCTGTTGGTTCTGACGGGAACATCAATGATAATAGGGGATGGTATCTTGACACCAGCAATATCag TTATGTCTGCTGTTAGCGGATTGGAGGGTAGGATACCAGGATTTAATACAG ATGCTCTCGTTATAATTTCAATTATCATCCTTGGCGGTTTATTCAGCATACAGAGATTTGGGCCAAGTAAAGTTGGTTTCACTTTCGCTCCAGCTCTAGCATTGTGGTTTTTCAGTCTGGGGTCTATAGGACTTTACAATCTGCTGACGCATGATGTAACAGTTATAAGGGCTGTAAATCCAGCTTATATCTATCTGTTCTTCAAGAAGAACTTGACCAACGGATGGTCAGCTCTTGGTGGCTGTGTATTGTGCATCACAG GAGCAGAGGCAATGTTTGCTGATTTAGGCCATTTTTCTGTGAAGTCTATACAG ATTGCCTTCACAAGCGTGGTGTTCCCCTGCCTTCTATTGGCCTACTTTGGCCAAGCTGCTTTTCTTATGCAATATCCTCAATCAGCTGGCAGAATATTTTATGATTCAGTCCCAA ATAGTCTCTTCTGGCCAGTTTTTGTGATAGCAACTGTAGCTGCTATAATTGCCAGCCAGGCTATGATATCTGCTTCATTTTCATGTGTTAAGCAAGCCATGGCTTTCGGATGCTTCCCGAGGGTGAAGATTATTCACACCTCAAAAGAGCACATGGGTCAAATCTACATTCCAGTCATTAATTGGTTCTTGATGATAATGTGCATGCTTGTGGTTGCTGCATTTAGGAGCACAACAAGTATAGCCAATGCATacg GCATAGCTGAGGTCGGTGTCATGATCGTTACCACCACTTTGGTTACAATCGTAATGGTATTGATATGGCAGACAAATTTGATTTTGGCTTTGTGTTTCCCCTTGGTATTCGGTACAATGGAGCTTGTCTACATGTCTGCTGTTTTATCTAAGATCTTAGAAGGTGGTTGGCTTCCACTAGTTTTCGCCTCTCTCTTCCTCTGTGTGATGTATATCTGGAACTATGGAAGTGCATTGAAATATCAAAGTGAAGTGAAGCAGAAAATCTCATTGGATTTCATGGATGAACTTGGATGTTCTTTAGGGACAGTAAGAGTACCAGGGATAGGTTTACTATACAATGAACTGGTTCAAGGCATTCCATCTATTTTTGCTCAGTTTCTATTGGACCTTCCTGCTATTCATTCTGTAATAGTCTTTGTGTGCATCAAGCATGTGCCAGTTCCTGTTGTTCCTCAAGAAGAACGGTTCTTGTTCCGAAGGATTTGTCCTAAGGACTATCATATGTTCCGTTGTGTAGCTCGTTATGGCTACAAAGATGTTAGAAAAGAAGAGCATCACTTCTTTGAGCAGCTCTTGGTTGATAGCCTTGAGAAGTTTTTAAGGAATGAATCACTTGATCTTACTTTGGAAACCAAACAGTCTCAACCTGAGTTTGATAGCAATTCTGTGAGGCCAACGGACAATTCTGAAGTGGGCGTGGATGAGCTTAAAGTACCATTAATGCGCGATCAAATATTAGCGATTTGTACAACTACCTCAGAACCATCAATAACAGCAGCATCAGGAAATGAAGATCCTAGTTTGGAATACGAGCTCTCAGCACTTCACGAAGCTAGTGAATCAGGATTTACATACTTGCTTGGACATGGGGACGTGAGGGCAAAGAAAAATtcatggttcatcaagaaactaacCATAAATTACTTCTATTCATTCCTTAGGAGGAACTGCAGAGGAGGAAATGCAACAATGAGGGTACCTCACATGAACATAATGCAAGTTGGAATGACGTACATGGTTTGA